The following are encoded in a window of Geobacter metallireducens GS-15 genomic DNA:
- the nuoH gene encoding NADH-quinone oxidoreductase subunit NuoH, which translates to MTPVALDIAIHLAKIALIFFVVLTLAAYLVFAERRILAWIQDRKGPNRVGPFGLLQPLADLIKLLTKEDFRPAGADKWLFYLAPAMAAIPAILTFAVIPFGAPLTLFGREVPLQVADLNVGLLFFLALSSIAVYGVALGGWASNSKYALLGSIRGLAQLISYELSMGLSLVPTVMLAGSLRLSDIVAAQEGIWFIVYQPLAFVIFLISIAAECKRIPFDIPEAEGELVAGFHTEYSGMRFGLFFVGEYINIIVLGGLATTFFLGGWHGPWLPPFVWFSAKTLAFAFFFIWMRGTLPRLRYDQLMHLGWKVLTPLALVNILVTGWILMLR; encoded by the coding sequence ATGACCCCTGTAGCCCTCGACATAGCCATCCACCTGGCCAAGATCGCCCTGATCTTCTTCGTGGTGCTGACTCTGGCGGCCTACCTGGTCTTCGCCGAGCGGCGGATTCTGGCCTGGATCCAGGACCGGAAGGGACCGAACCGGGTGGGGCCCTTTGGCCTCTTGCAGCCCCTGGCGGATCTCATCAAGCTCCTGACCAAGGAGGACTTCCGACCCGCCGGGGCCGACAAGTGGCTCTTCTACCTGGCCCCTGCCATGGCGGCGATCCCGGCCATTCTCACCTTCGCGGTGATCCCCTTCGGGGCCCCTCTGACGCTCTTCGGCAGGGAGGTGCCGCTCCAGGTGGCGGACCTGAACGTGGGGCTCCTTTTCTTTCTGGCACTCTCCTCAATAGCGGTGTATGGTGTGGCCCTGGGGGGGTGGGCGTCCAACTCCAAGTACGCGCTTTTGGGCTCCATCCGGGGGCTGGCGCAACTCATCTCCTACGAGCTGTCCATGGGGTTGTCGCTGGTGCCGACGGTGATGCTGGCCGGGTCGCTCCGGCTCTCGGACATCGTGGCGGCCCAGGAGGGGATCTGGTTCATCGTCTATCAGCCCCTGGCATTCGTGATCTTCCTCATCAGCATCGCGGCGGAGTGCAAGCGGATTCCCTTCGACATCCCCGAGGCGGAGGGGGAGCTGGTGGCCGGGTTCCACACCGAGTACTCGGGGATGCGCTTCGGCCTTTTCTTCGTGGGGGAGTACATCAACATCATCGTCCTCGGCGGGCTGGCAACCACCTTCTTCCTGGGGGGTTGGCACGGGCCGTGGCTCCCCCCCTTCGTCTGGTTCTCGGCGAAGACCCTCGCCTTCGCCTTCTTCTTCATCTGGATGCGGGGGACGCTGCCGCGGCTTCGCTACGACCAGCTCATGCACCTGGGCTGGAAGGTGCTGACGCCGCTGGCGCTGGTCAACATTCTTGTCACCGGCTGGATACTGATGCTCCGCTAA